In Amycolatopsis methanolica 239, a single genomic region encodes these proteins:
- a CDS encoding LysR family transcriptional regulator, producing the protein MELRHLRYFVAVATEGSLTRAAERLHLTQPSLSRQIRQLERDIGAPLLERGATGTTLTPAGAALHAHAVLLLRLADATRETTHAAAGRSREVVGIGIPPGLSAEWLLDTLTALDAAVPHAAVALTEASSTEQLRMVREGRLDLGLVHEQPVGSLRGARLFDQPFGVAVRPGHPLADGPECRLRDLDGVRILAHGRQQVPVAHDRLVVAAHDAGVVPLWQFAQFSEHARACAEATKSDAVLLTEHSATRLLPGWPWRPVVDPALELVTWLVWPPSTRTVVDEVARTISAR; encoded by the coding sequence GTGGAGCTGCGTCACCTGCGGTACTTCGTCGCCGTCGCGACCGAAGGCTCGCTCACCCGTGCGGCGGAACGGCTGCACCTCACCCAGCCGTCGCTGAGCCGTCAGATCCGGCAGCTCGAACGGGACATCGGGGCGCCGCTGCTGGAGCGCGGGGCGACGGGCACGACGCTCACGCCGGCCGGCGCCGCGCTGCACGCGCACGCGGTGCTGCTGCTGCGACTGGCGGACGCCACCAGGGAGACCACGCACGCGGCCGCGGGCCGGTCCCGCGAGGTGGTCGGGATCGGCATCCCGCCCGGGCTGTCCGCGGAGTGGCTGCTGGACACGCTGACCGCGCTCGACGCGGCCGTCCCGCACGCGGCGGTCGCCCTCACCGAGGCGAGCAGCACCGAGCAGCTCCGGATGGTCCGCGAGGGCAGGCTCGACCTGGGCCTGGTGCACGAGCAGCCGGTCGGCAGCCTGCGGGGCGCCCGGTTGTTCGACCAGCCCTTCGGGGTCGCCGTCCGGCCCGGGCACCCGCTGGCCGACGGCCCGGAGTGCCGGCTGCGGGACCTGGACGGGGTGCGGATCCTCGCCCACGGAAGGCAGCAGGTGCCGGTCGCGCACGACCGCCTGGTCGTCGCGGCGCACGACGCGGGTGTGGTGCCGCTGTGGCAGTTCGCGCAGTTCTCCGAGCACGCGCGGGCGTGCGCCGAGGCGACCAAGTCGGACGCCGTGCTGCTGACCGAACACTCCGCGACGCGCCTGCTGCCGGGCTGGCCGTGGCGGCCGGTGGTGGACCCGGCGCTGGAGCTGGTGACGTGGCTGGTGTGGCCGCCCTCGACGCGCACCGTGGTGGACGAGGTGGCGCGCACGATCAGCGCCCGCTGA
- the pyrE gene encoding orotate phosphoribosyltransferase yields the protein MANPGLDQAAKFELARLITELSVVHGKVTLASGKEADYYIDLRRATLHHAAAPLIGRLMRQLTADWDYVAVGGLTLGADPVATAMLHSASADGKVLDAFVVRKATKSHGMQRRIEGIEVAGQRVLAVEDTSTTGGSVLTAVEALTEAGATVVGVATVVDRGTGAREAIEKEGLTYRYLLDLDDLGL from the coding sequence GTGGCGAACCCCGGGTTGGATCAGGCAGCGAAGTTCGAACTGGCACGTCTCATCACCGAGCTGTCGGTGGTGCACGGCAAGGTGACGCTGGCCTCCGGCAAGGAGGCCGACTACTACATCGACCTGCGGCGGGCCACGCTGCACCACGCGGCGGCCCCCCTCATCGGCCGGCTCATGCGGCAGCTGACGGCGGACTGGGACTACGTGGCGGTGGGCGGGCTCACCCTCGGCGCGGACCCGGTCGCGACCGCGATGCTGCACTCGGCGTCGGCGGACGGGAAGGTCCTCGACGCGTTCGTGGTGCGCAAGGCCACGAAGTCGCACGGCATGCAGCGCCGCATCGAAGGCATCGAGGTCGCCGGGCAGCGGGTGCTCGCCGTGGAGGACACCTCGACCACCGGCGGCAGCGTGCTGACCGCCGTCGAGGCGCTCACCGAGGCCGGCGCGACCGTGGTCGGCGTGGCGACGGTCGTCGACCGCGGCACCGGCGCGCGTGAGGCCATCGAGAAGGAAGGCCTCACCTACCGGTATCTGCTGGACCTCGACGACTTGGGCCTGTAG
- a CDS encoding DUF2784 domain-containing protein: MAGVLADITVGLHILALLYIGLGGFLAWRWPRSIFVHVFFAIWGVAVNVFPIPCPLTALEDYFRGLQGLGPLPGGFNAYYLYDTVFPRSMLPVVAAVALALVVFSYAGAYLRWKHREHPSTHAMPQA, translated from the coding sequence ATCGCGGGAGTTCTGGCCGACATAACGGTCGGATTACACATTCTGGCTCTGCTTTACATCGGCCTCGGCGGGTTTCTCGCGTGGCGGTGGCCGCGCAGCATTTTCGTGCACGTGTTCTTCGCCATCTGGGGTGTAGCGGTCAACGTCTTCCCGATCCCGTGCCCGCTGACGGCGCTGGAGGACTACTTCCGCGGCCTGCAGGGGCTCGGCCCGCTGCCGGGCGGCTTCAACGCCTACTACCTCTACGACACCGTGTTCCCGCGGTCGATGCTGCCGGTGGTCGCCGCGGTCGCGCTGGCGCTGGTGGTCTTCTCCTACGCGGGCGCGTACCTGCGCTGGAAGCACCGCGAGCACCCGTCGACGCACGCCATGCCGCAGGCCTAG
- a CDS encoding TrmH family RNA methyltransferase, giving the protein MSEETGPTEWTAREPIGVGPWEGEWPTDERYDPELLAEGDRRNVVDAYRYWRREAIVADIDRRRHPFHVAIENFQHDHNIGTVVRTANAFAAAAVHIVGRRRWNRRGAMVTDRYQHLEHHPDVPSLLTYARDRGLAIVAVDNTPGSQRVETAELPRECVLLFGQEGPGLSAEAHDAAAMVVSIAQFGSTRSINAGVAAGIVMHTWIRQHADLSAAW; this is encoded by the coding sequence ATGAGCGAGGAGACCGGTCCGACCGAGTGGACCGCACGGGAACCGATCGGCGTCGGCCCGTGGGAGGGCGAGTGGCCCACCGACGAGCGCTACGACCCGGAGCTGCTGGCCGAAGGCGACCGCCGCAACGTCGTGGACGCCTACCGGTACTGGCGGCGCGAGGCGATCGTCGCCGACATCGACCGGCGACGGCACCCGTTCCACGTCGCGATCGAGAACTTCCAGCACGACCACAACATCGGCACGGTGGTGCGCACCGCGAACGCCTTCGCCGCGGCCGCCGTGCACATCGTCGGGCGGCGGCGCTGGAACCGGCGCGGCGCGATGGTCACCGACCGGTACCAGCACCTCGAGCACCACCCGGACGTGCCGTCCCTGCTGACTTACGCGCGCGACCGCGGCCTGGCGATCGTCGCGGTGGACAACACCCCTGGCTCGCAGCGCGTGGAAACCGCCGAGCTGCCACGGGAATGCGTGCTGCTGTTCGGCCAGGAAGGCCCCGGCCTGTCCGCCGAGGCGCACGATGCGGCGGCGATGGTCGTGTCGATCGCGCAGTTCGGGTCGACCCGCTCGATCAACGCCGGGGTCGCCGCCGGCATCGTGATGCACACCTGGATCAGGCAGCACGCGGACCTGTCGGCGGCCTGGTAG
- a CDS encoding molybdopterin-dependent oxidoreductase: MTTAHVTCPLCEATCGLEVTFDGSQVTEVRGDADDVFSRGFICPKGASLGALHHDPDRLRTPLVKRDGRHVPVSWDEAFAEINASLLPIMEAHGRDAVAVYAGNPGVHNLSTALYGRVFFKALGTKNFYTAGSVDQLPKHYSSGYLFGDGMTIPVPDVDRTQHLLMLGANPLVSNGSLMTAPDMRGRLRAIRERGGKVVVVDPRRTRTARVADEHHAIRPGTDALLLFALVNVLFAENLTDLGHLAGHVTGVAEVGELARDFTPEAVAPVTGIPAAEIRRMARELAAAESAAVYGRIGTTTQAFGTLASWLVDVLNVLTGNLDRPGGVMFPLAAAGQANSAPGKRRPFRHGRWRTRVRGLPEVLGEVPVATLADEILAPGDGRIRALITVSGNPSLSTPNAGRLAEALARLDFMVSLDIYRNETTRHADVILPGPTPLEREHYDIALYQLAVRNVANWTPAALTSDLPAEWATMLRLTSIVTGQGPAPDIEALDAFVAGQIAQRAGPYDLTLADLEAAPHGVNLGPLRPRLPEILSTASGKVELAPEAITVDVPRLAAELAHVPDGELVLIGRRQLSSNNSWMHNLEPLVRGKNRCTVQVHPDDAERLGLADGEPALVSSKAGKIEVPVEVTEEIRPGVVSIPHGWGHGGPGTQTAVAAAHAGVNSNLVADETLLDALSGTAVLNGIPVEVTPTRPPTGPRAA; encoded by the coding sequence ATGACAACGGCGCATGTCACATGTCCGCTCTGCGAAGCCACCTGCGGGCTGGAGGTCACCTTCGACGGCAGCCAGGTCACCGAGGTGCGCGGGGACGCCGACGACGTCTTCTCCCGCGGCTTCATCTGCCCCAAGGGCGCGTCGCTGGGCGCGCTGCACCACGACCCCGACCGCCTGCGGACCCCGCTCGTCAAGCGCGACGGCAGGCATGTCCCGGTTTCCTGGGACGAGGCCTTCGCTGAGATCAACGCGAGCCTGCTGCCGATCATGGAGGCGCACGGCCGCGACGCCGTCGCCGTGTACGCGGGCAACCCGGGCGTGCACAACCTGTCGACCGCGCTCTACGGCCGCGTCTTCTTCAAAGCGCTGGGCACGAAGAACTTCTACACCGCGGGCAGCGTCGACCAGCTGCCCAAGCACTACTCCAGCGGCTACCTGTTCGGCGACGGCATGACGATCCCGGTGCCCGACGTCGACCGCACTCAGCACCTGCTGATGCTCGGCGCGAACCCACTGGTCTCCAACGGCAGCCTGATGACCGCGCCGGACATGCGCGGGCGGCTGAGGGCGATCCGCGAGCGCGGCGGCAAGGTGGTGGTGGTGGACCCGCGCCGGACCCGCACCGCGCGGGTCGCCGACGAGCACCACGCGATCCGCCCCGGCACCGACGCACTCCTGCTGTTCGCGCTGGTCAACGTCCTGTTCGCGGAGAACCTGACCGACCTCGGGCACCTCGCCGGGCACGTCACCGGGGTGGCGGAGGTCGGCGAACTGGCCCGCGACTTCACGCCCGAAGCGGTCGCGCCGGTCACCGGCATCCCCGCAGCCGAAATCCGCCGGATGGCCCGCGAGCTCGCCGCCGCCGAGTCCGCCGCGGTCTACGGCCGGATCGGCACCACCACGCAGGCGTTCGGCACCCTCGCCAGCTGGCTGGTCGACGTGCTCAACGTCCTCACCGGCAACCTGGATCGCCCCGGTGGCGTGATGTTCCCGCTCGCCGCCGCGGGACAGGCGAACAGCGCGCCCGGCAAGCGCCGGCCGTTCCGGCACGGCCGCTGGCGGACCCGGGTGCGCGGGCTGCCGGAGGTGCTCGGCGAGGTGCCGGTCGCGACGCTGGCCGACGAGATCCTCGCCCCCGGCGACGGCCGGATCCGCGCGCTGATCACGGTCAGCGGCAACCCGAGCCTGAGCACCCCGAACGCCGGACGGCTCGCGGAAGCCCTGGCGCGCCTGGACTTCATGGTGTCGCTGGACATCTACCGCAACGAGACGACCCGGCACGCCGACGTCATCCTGCCCGGCCCCACCCCGCTCGAACGGGAGCACTACGACATCGCGCTGTACCAGCTGGCCGTGCGCAACGTGGCGAACTGGACCCCGGCCGCGCTGACGAGCGACCTGCCGGCGGAGTGGGCGACCATGCTGCGGCTTACCAGCATCGTCACCGGGCAGGGCCCGGCTCCGGACATCGAGGCGCTGGACGCGTTCGTGGCAGGCCAGATCGCGCAGCGCGCCGGGCCGTACGACCTGACCCTGGCGGACCTCGAAGCCGCGCCGCACGGCGTAAACCTCGGGCCGCTTCGCCCGCGCCTGCCGGAGATCCTGTCGACGGCGAGCGGGAAGGTCGAGCTGGCGCCGGAGGCCATCACCGTCGACGTGCCGCGTCTTGCCGCGGAACTCGCGCACGTGCCGGACGGCGAGCTGGTGCTCATCGGGCGGCGGCAGCTGTCGTCGAACAACTCGTGGATGCACAACCTGGAACCGTTGGTGCGCGGCAAGAACCGGTGCACCGTGCAGGTCCACCCGGACGACGCGGAGCGGCTCGGGCTGGCCGATGGGGAACCGGCGCTGGTCAGCTCCAAGGCAGGCAAGATCGAGGTGCCGGTCGAGGTGACCGAGGAGATCCGGCCGGGCGTGGTCAGCATCCCGCACGGCTGGGGCCACGGCGGGCCGGGCACGCAGACCGCGGTCGCCGCGGCGCACGCGGGCGTGAACAGCAACCTGGTGGCCGACGAGACCCTGCTGGACGCGCTGTCCGGAACCGCTGTGCTGAACGGCATCCCGGTCGAGGTGACGCCTACCAGGCCGCCGACAGGTCCGCGTGCTGCCTGA
- a CDS encoding glycoside hydrolase family 76 protein, with protein MHSDWAAAAERAIVTRHLRRVWGLPGTLLARSGWPAAPDQRLHVHWNYWWQAHLLDCLTDAQLRNPTPARAATIDRFVSSMRLRNRGSWRNDYYDDLAWLGLALQRTGRDVGFFLGELRSGWTTEGGGGIWWRRGDRFKNAPSNGPAAILFARAGDVERARELLDWMEKTLVDPDTGLVWDGLRVDSGDLVQEIYTYCQGVFLGACLAMSELDQAARTIRAVAANCAPGGVLRGQGGGDGGLFAGILARYLALAVHRLPPGPESDAARDLVLASAEAAWTGAADAYGGPLFSPEWSEPAPTPPLPKGHPARDLSVQLGAWTLLEAAATL; from the coding sequence ATGCACAGCGACTGGGCCGCCGCCGCGGAACGGGCGATCGTCACCCGGCACCTGCGCCGGGTCTGGGGACTGCCGGGCACGCTGCTCGCCCGGAGCGGCTGGCCTGCGGCCCCCGATCAGCGGCTGCACGTGCACTGGAACTACTGGTGGCAGGCGCACCTGCTGGACTGCCTGACCGACGCGCAATTGCGGAACCCGACGCCGGCCAGGGCGGCGACGATCGACCGGTTCGTGTCGTCGATGCGGCTGCGGAACCGCGGCAGCTGGCGCAACGACTACTACGACGACCTGGCGTGGCTGGGTCTCGCGCTGCAGCGCACCGGCCGGGACGTCGGCTTCTTCCTCGGCGAGCTGCGGTCCGGCTGGACGACGGAGGGCGGCGGCGGCATCTGGTGGCGGCGCGGCGACCGGTTCAAGAACGCGCCGTCGAACGGTCCGGCGGCGATCCTGTTCGCCAGGGCCGGTGACGTCGAGCGGGCGCGGGAACTGCTGGACTGGATGGAGAAGACGCTCGTCGACCCCGACACCGGGCTGGTGTGGGACGGGCTGCGGGTGGACAGCGGCGACCTGGTGCAGGAGATCTACACCTACTGCCAAGGGGTTTTCCTCGGCGCGTGCCTGGCAATGTCCGAACTGGACCAGGCGGCGCGCACGATCCGGGCGGTGGCCGCGAACTGCGCGCCGGGTGGGGTGCTGCGCGGCCAGGGCGGCGGCGACGGCGGCTTGTTCGCGGGAATCCTGGCGCGGTACCTGGCGCTGGCCGTGCACCGGTTGCCGCCGGGCCCGGAGTCGGACGCGGCGCGCGACCTGGTGCTCGCCTCCGCCGAAGCGGCGTGGACCGGAGCGGCCGACGCCTACGGCGGCCCGCTGTTCAGTCCGGAGTGGAGCGAGCCGGCACCCACCCCGCCCCTGCCGAAGGGCCACCCCGCACGGGACCTCTCGGTGCAGCTGGGCGCCTGGACACTCCTGGAAGCCGCCGCGACGCTCTAA
- a CDS encoding LacI family DNA-binding transcriptional regulator has protein sequence MPSRPTQKDVADLAGVSITTVSHVVNGTRAVAPETKAAVLRAIEETGYTGDAIARSLVTGGTRQIGVAISLLANPYFAALMQAIEREAAAAGYTVLLADTHDTVKTEQETVRTLRSRRVEGMLLTPAAGDGRVISELVSLGLPTVLIDRLTMRTDVDQVGSENIQSTSALTEHLAALGHRRIGFVSGMPGLTTSEERTLGYRLGLGRGGLSWNPELVVSGHSSREGGAAATAKLLALPDRPTALVVANDSMMVGVLHEVRRQGLRAGADLALAGFDDVEWSDLVEPPLTTMAQPIEEIGRRAVRLLLARIKDPERPHETVRLPPRLMHRASCGCTAVVSQAPRLERGPHAPKRAPERGTRGLREVGG, from the coding sequence ATGCCGTCCAGGCCCACCCAGAAGGACGTCGCCGATCTGGCTGGCGTCTCGATCACCACCGTCTCACACGTGGTGAACGGGACCCGCGCGGTGGCCCCGGAAACCAAGGCCGCGGTGCTGCGCGCCATCGAGGAGACCGGCTACACCGGCGACGCGATCGCCCGGTCGCTGGTCACCGGCGGGACGCGGCAGATCGGCGTCGCGATCTCGCTGCTGGCCAATCCGTACTTCGCGGCGCTGATGCAGGCGATCGAACGCGAGGCCGCCGCGGCCGGGTACACGGTGCTGCTCGCCGACACCCACGACACCGTGAAGACCGAGCAGGAGACGGTCCGGACGTTGCGGTCCCGGCGCGTCGAGGGCATGCTGCTGACCCCGGCCGCGGGCGACGGCCGCGTGATCAGCGAGCTGGTGTCGCTCGGGCTGCCGACCGTGCTGATCGACCGGCTGACCATGCGGACCGACGTGGACCAGGTCGGGTCGGAGAACATCCAGTCCACGTCCGCGCTGACCGAGCACCTGGCCGCGCTGGGGCACCGGCGGATCGGGTTCGTCAGCGGGATGCCCGGGCTGACCACGTCCGAGGAGCGGACGCTCGGCTACCGGCTGGGCCTCGGGCGCGGCGGGTTGTCGTGGAACCCGGAGCTGGTGGTGTCCGGGCACTCCTCGCGCGAGGGCGGCGCGGCGGCGACCGCGAAACTGCTCGCGTTGCCGGACCGGCCGACGGCGCTGGTGGTGGCCAACGACTCGATGATGGTCGGGGTGCTGCATGAGGTCCGCCGCCAGGGGTTGCGGGCAGGCGCGGACCTGGCGCTGGCCGGGTTCGACGACGTCGAGTGGTCGGACCTGGTGGAGCCGCCGCTGACCACGATGGCCCAGCCGATCGAGGAGATCGGCCGCCGCGCGGTGCGGTTGCTGCTGGCCCGGATCAAGGACCCGGAGCGGCCACACGAGACGGTCCGCCTGCCGCCCCGCCTGATGCACCGCGCCTCCTGCGGCTGCACCGCTGTAGTCTCCCAGGCCCCGCGGCTCGAGCGCGGACCTCACGCGCCCAAGCGCGCCCCCGAGCGTGGGACTCGCGGGCTGCGCGAGGTCGGCGGTTAG
- a CDS encoding substrate-binding domain-containing protein: MRQRSLLCLVTAGLLAVSGCTVERHWGGSSAPAGSGQAKVGLVTKTETNPYFVELRNAASAAAQAQGAEFMALAGQFDGDNDGQVRAIENMVQQGVTTILITPNSSTGVLAAIERARQAGVMVIALDTATDPADAVDATYATDNVAAGRQQGAYVKAALAGSAPKVIMIDGTAGSTVDTYRHNGFLEGIGLRDGDPAIVGRDNANGDQSIAQQKMENLLQRSTDLNAVYTMNEPTARGAYAALQARGLRILMGSIDGGCQGVQNVRDGQYAATVMQFPRKMAEEGVAAAVRYAKTGEKPSGFIDTGSVVITDRPMPGVPSQDTTWGLQNCWGTK, from the coding sequence GTGAGACAGCGGAGTCTCCTGTGCCTCGTCACGGCCGGCTTGCTGGCCGTCAGCGGGTGCACCGTCGAACGCCACTGGGGCGGGAGTTCCGCTCCGGCGGGCAGCGGCCAGGCCAAGGTCGGCCTGGTGACGAAGACCGAAACGAACCCGTACTTCGTGGAGCTGCGCAACGCGGCGAGCGCCGCCGCGCAGGCCCAGGGCGCCGAGTTCATGGCGCTGGCCGGACAGTTCGACGGCGACAACGACGGCCAGGTCCGGGCCATCGAGAACATGGTCCAGCAGGGCGTCACGACCATCCTGATCACCCCGAACTCCTCGACCGGCGTGCTCGCCGCCATCGAGCGCGCCCGGCAGGCCGGGGTCATGGTGATCGCGCTGGACACCGCGACCGACCCGGCCGACGCGGTCGACGCCACCTACGCGACGGACAACGTCGCGGCCGGGCGGCAGCAGGGCGCCTACGTCAAGGCCGCGCTCGCTGGCTCCGCCCCGAAGGTGATCATGATCGACGGCACCGCGGGCAGCACGGTGGACACCTACCGGCACAACGGTTTCCTGGAGGGCATCGGCCTGCGGGACGGCGACCCGGCGATCGTCGGCCGGGACAACGCCAACGGCGACCAGTCCATCGCGCAGCAGAAGATGGAGAACCTGCTCCAGCGCAGCACCGACCTCAACGCCGTCTACACGATGAACGAGCCGACCGCGCGCGGCGCGTACGCCGCGCTGCAGGCCCGCGGCCTGCGGATCCTGATGGGCTCCATCGACGGCGGCTGCCAGGGCGTGCAGAACGTGCGCGACGGCCAGTACGCGGCGACGGTCATGCAGTTCCCGCGCAAGATGGCCGAAGAAGGCGTCGCCGCCGCCGTCCGGTACGCGAAGACCGGGGAGAAGCCGAGCGGGTTCATCGACACCGGCTCGGTCGTGATCACCGACCGCCCGATGCCCGGCGTGCCGAGCCAGGACACCACATGGGGCCTGCAGAACTGCTGGGGGACGAAATGA
- a CDS encoding ABC transporter permease, protein MTASTVERRESLGEFFLRAPAIGPALALVVAVVVFSLSTSTFLELDNLSLVVEQSLVVGTLALGQTLIILTAGIDLSNAAAMVLATLLMAKLLVGGVPGGLALILGVLVTAALGLVTGSLVTRVKLPPFIVTLGLFTMLTAAAKLVADGQAVPIAPGSLLAWLGTRRYLFGGIPVTYGMTLALVMYLVLWYALTRTAWGKHVYAVGNAPEAARLSGIKVNRTIVSVYLVAGLIFGIAAWQALGRVPNADPNAYQLGNLDSITAVVLGGTSLFGGRGSVFGTMMGALIVTVLRSGLTQLGVDSLYQDVATGALVIAAVAVDRLARRQK, encoded by the coding sequence ATGACGGCGTCCACTGTGGAGCGGCGCGAGTCGCTCGGTGAGTTCTTCCTGCGCGCCCCGGCGATCGGGCCCGCGCTCGCGCTGGTGGTCGCGGTCGTCGTGTTCTCGTTGTCCACCAGCACGTTCCTGGAGCTGGACAACCTGTCGCTGGTGGTCGAGCAGTCGCTCGTGGTCGGCACGCTCGCGCTCGGCCAGACGCTGATCATCCTGACCGCGGGCATCGACCTGTCGAACGCGGCGGCGATGGTGCTGGCGACGCTGCTGATGGCGAAACTGCTGGTCGGCGGGGTGCCCGGCGGCCTGGCGCTCATCCTCGGCGTGCTGGTCACGGCCGCGCTGGGCCTGGTCACCGGTTCGCTGGTCACCCGGGTGAAGCTACCGCCGTTCATCGTCACGCTCGGCCTGTTCACGATGCTCACCGCGGCGGCCAAGCTGGTCGCAGACGGGCAGGCGGTGCCGATCGCGCCCGGCTCGCTGCTCGCGTGGCTCGGCACCCGCCGCTACCTGTTCGGCGGCATCCCGGTCACCTACGGCATGACGCTCGCGCTGGTCATGTACCTCGTGCTCTGGTACGCGCTGACCAGGACGGCGTGGGGCAAGCACGTCTACGCCGTCGGCAACGCGCCGGAAGCCGCGCGGCTGAGCGGCATCAAGGTCAACCGGACGATCGTGTCGGTGTACCTGGTCGCCGGGCTGATCTTCGGCATCGCCGCGTGGCAGGCGCTGGGCCGGGTGCCCAACGCCGACCCGAACGCCTACCAGCTCGGCAACCTCGACTCGATCACCGCGGTCGTGCTCGGGGGCACGAGCCTGTTCGGCGGACGCGGATCGGTGTTCGGGACGATGATGGGTGCGTTGATCGTGACGGTGCTGCGCTCCGGGCTGACCCAGCTCGGCGTCGACTCGCTCTACCAGGACGTCGCCACCGGTGCGCTGGTGATCGCCGCGGTGGCCGTGGACCGGCTGGCCAGGAGGCAGAAATGA
- a CDS encoding ATP-binding cassette domain-containing protein, with product MTPTLSARGLVKRFGRVTAIDGADFDLEPGEVLAVVGDNGAGKSSLIKALSGALVPDTGEIFVDGEPVHFRTPLDARRCGIETVYQDLALAPAQDIATNMFLGREIRRRGPLGLVRKLDTAKMRAEAQRVLDELDIKIKSITQPVETLSGGQRQGVAVARAAAFGTKAVIMDEPTAALGVAESAKVLELIDRIRQRGLPVVLISHNMPHVFEIADRIHVHRLGRRVGVVSPKTTSMNQVVGLITGALAVGADGQVEEVESAVRTGLSA from the coding sequence ATGACCCCGACACTCTCGGCGCGCGGCCTGGTCAAGCGCTTCGGCCGGGTGACCGCGATCGACGGCGCGGACTTCGACCTCGAACCGGGCGAGGTGCTCGCCGTGGTCGGCGACAACGGCGCGGGCAAGTCGAGCCTGATCAAGGCCCTGTCCGGGGCGCTGGTGCCGGACACGGGCGAGATCTTCGTCGACGGCGAGCCGGTGCACTTCCGGACGCCGCTGGACGCCCGGCGCTGCGGCATCGAGACCGTCTACCAGGACCTGGCGCTCGCGCCGGCGCAGGACATCGCGACCAACATGTTCCTGGGCAGGGAGATCCGCCGCCGTGGCCCGCTCGGGCTGGTCCGCAAGCTGGACACGGCGAAGATGCGCGCCGAGGCCCAGCGGGTGCTCGACGAGCTGGACATCAAGATCAAGTCGATCACGCAGCCCGTCGAGACGCTCTCCGGCGGCCAGCGGCAGGGCGTCGCGGTCGCGCGGGCCGCGGCGTTCGGGACCAAGGCCGTGATCATGGACGAGCCGACCGCCGCGCTCGGGGTCGCCGAGTCGGCGAAGGTGCTGGAGCTGATCGACCGGATCCGGCAGCGCGGCCTGCCGGTCGTGCTGATCAGCCACAACATGCCGCACGTGTTCGAGATCGCGGACCGCATCCACGTGCACCGGCTGGGCAGGCGGGTCGGCGTGGTCTCACCGAAGACGACGAGCATGAACCAGGTCGTCGGGCTGATCACCGGCGCGCTGGCCGTCGGGGCGGACGGTCAGGTCGAGGAGGTCGAGTCGGCGGTGCGGACGGGGTTGTCGGCGTGA
- a CDS encoding PfkB family carbohydrate kinase, with product MTVLLAGLCTVDLVQRVAELPSPGEKVQSLGVEVAAGGPATNAAVTVAALGEEAVLVTALGRHPLAGLARADLSAHGVRIVDIAPEQDEPPAVSAVAVRDRDGERTVVSRNAGANPGAMPSELPDGVRAVLVDGHLPRLALGVARWARERGVPVVLDAGSWKPVLDELLPLVDIAACSAQFRAPGPGLLERGVPTVVVTNGPGPVRWETSDDAGEIEVPRMPAVDTLGAGDVWHGALVYGVGRFGLPELIRFANEVAAEKVRHAGPRTWVPEVGKLGVR from the coding sequence GTGACCGTCCTGCTCGCGGGGCTGTGCACGGTCGATCTCGTGCAGCGGGTGGCGGAGCTGCCGTCCCCCGGCGAGAAGGTGCAGTCGCTCGGTGTCGAGGTGGCCGCGGGCGGGCCGGCGACCAACGCCGCCGTCACGGTCGCGGCCCTCGGGGAGGAGGCCGTGCTGGTCACGGCGCTGGGCAGGCACCCGCTCGCCGGGCTGGCCCGCGCCGACCTGTCCGCGCACGGCGTGCGGATCGTGGACATCGCCCCCGAGCAGGACGAACCCCCCGCGGTGAGCGCCGTCGCGGTGCGCGACCGCGACGGCGAACGGACCGTAGTCTCGCGCAACGCCGGCGCGAACCCGGGCGCCATGCCGTCCGAACTGCCGGACGGCGTCCGAGCCGTGCTGGTCGACGGGCACCTGCCCCGGCTGGCGCTGGGCGTGGCGCGATGGGCACGGGAGCGCGGCGTTCCGGTCGTGCTGGACGCGGGCAGCTGGAAGCCCGTGCTGGACGAACTGCTGCCGCTGGTCGACATCGCGGCCTGCTCGGCGCAGTTCCGCGCGCCGGGGCCCGGCCTGCTTGAGCGCGGGGTGCCCACTGTGGTCGTGACGAACGGGCCCGGCCCGGTGCGCTGGGAAACGAGCGACGATGCTGGTGAGATCGAGGTGCCGCGGATGCCCGCGGTGGACACACTGGGCGCGGGGGACGTCTGGCACGGCGCACTGGTGTACGGCGTCGGGAGGTTCGGGCTGCCGGAACTGATCCGGTTCGCCAACGAGGTGGCCGCGGAGAAGGTGCGGCACGCGGGGCCACGGACGTGGGTCCCGGAGGTAGGGAAGTTGGGAGTGCGATGA